CTAATTATCTAATAattaattataattaacaaattaattataatattaatccgGATCTCCgtaattattctaaataattacccgtttcttttattacgtttattatttcgtgatccggtgattaacggttaaaacaccgttaaatgttcgttgcccaaagtgtaactctttgggtcgtaccttgacggtAACATTGAATTTGAATCGGCAATTGAACATAATATCCAACACGTTCATCCTATTAGTGCTCAAAATGCCAGGGAATATCAGCATACATTATATTTACTATTGATTGTATTTATTTTGTGTGTTTATCTCCAAGAAATATTCCCTCTTCCTAATGAAACCATATATAATCATATTTATACAGGGTCATAGTTTGTAATTAAGGTTATCAGTTATCCATATCATAAACacttttaattaaaacaaacaatGTACTTTTAATATTTTTAAGTGTTTGAATGGGACGACGATCAAAATATGTCATGAATCGTTCACTAATCTAAATGTAACACCCAAATTATAATATGTATAGTTAATGATATTATTAATAGAAATGATATGTTTAATCACATTTGGCTTTAAAACATATCTATCAACTCTAGCAATACTAGTCTAGATCTTGATACATATCAAGATTCTGGTTCCATTCTAGCTTCGAAAATTCACCAACGAGTAATAACTTTGTCCTGGCACAAAATCAGACGGTACTGCGTTGGTTGCGATAACTGGTTCATCGATTTGAGAGATGAGTTTGAACGAATATGGACCACGGAAAGATGGGTCAACATCCACTGCCCAAACCGCACCCCATATGTTCTTCATCAATCTAAACTGTTGTGAACCATCTGATGCCACCCCTACCGAGCTAAGGCCACCATCTCCTGCACAAAACTCTATTGTCATCGCGAACCAGTAAGGATTCGCCATTGCATCTATCTTGAACGCGATTTTGGTACTACCGTAGTTGCAAGGCACCCTAGACATACACCAATTCAAAGATGTAACTAAATATGTCAAATTGAAAATTCTACATTATAGAACATTAGCTTTAAAGTTTTCGCATATTTTAATATGAACCTTCGATATTGGACATCAACGCGACCAAGATTACGTAGAGCATCAGCTTGTCCTGGACTTGACATTGCACCAAAAGCGGTTCCACTTAAATCAAAAGCGAATGGCACATCGTTACATGCGCCAGGACACTCATCAGTTATGGTCACTGTAATGGGGATCGTTGAGCAATATGGGACTCGGGTGCATAAAATCTGAAGTAGTAATGACAATGAGAAACaaaagttttaataaaatgatgtTAGTTAGTTGGAAACATGTACAATGTACATTAATTACCTCATAACAATTTCCACACCCTTTGCCTTTCAAATATATATTTGCATTTCCTGCTGCTATCATAGCAGAGAATGGCGGAAATTGAACGTCGTCGGACCATCCACAACCTCCTCCTGCATAGTCAAGAAATAGAGGTCGTGAAGACTCGATTGGTACCATAGAGCTTAATACCTCTTAGACATAAGTTTATATGTATATGAGTGTACATGTCTAAGTCTCCATGGTAGCGGAACAAAAACTTTTTAGTTAGAGGTCATCCTAAGGTTCTAGTCGGTACCAATTTCAACTAGGGGATCCAACTCTTGTTCTTTATTTAAAGTcagattttatatataaaaatccaACAAATTCTGGTGACTGAGGGTTGTGGACCCTCTTAACCCCTAGATTCCGCCAGAGTCTATAGGTATGCATAATAAGCTAAGTAGATATTAAATTACCACTTCCAGCTCCATATGGCTCTCCGTACCAAGTTGCCAAAGCCGGCGAAAACCCTTCTAGCTCGTTAGTTTTAGCAAGGAGCATATGGGAAGAGATCAAAACAAAGATCAACAAGAAGTTTTCAACGTGTAAAGCCATTTCACTTAAAAAAAAGAACCACTGTTAAAACCCAATGTGCAAGATACAGATATTGGTGGAGGTATTTATATATATCTTCATTTGAAGATTTATTAAGTCAACAACACATAAATAGGATAATTTTGAGGATAGATATCCAATCAAACCTCCATTAAGATGACTTGTTCGATATTGATCCATATTTTATTACTCACATGTGAAATAAACCATCTAAATTAAAGGAGAATCAAGTATATTATCGGAACACTAGGTTTTTGTAATTTGGAGTGAAGTTCGCATGTGCACATAGCTTTTTGACCATGGaattatatgtgtgtgtatgtaataATTAATTCCTTAGTTTGGTTTCTCTAACTTGTAACTTAAATTTGGTTAGATCTTTTAAAtttgaattcgaattcgaattcggtTTGGTTTTTCGTTTCAAATCTTTCTAAATATTGAAGGAAACCGAAAACCAATTCAATGAACACCCTTGCGTGTGAATGCTTAATTTCTAGCTAGCTTGGGCGCGTGGAATTAGAGGAATATATATTTGATTCAATTCTTTTGGGGATGGATGAATGCTATACAAACATAAGTTACATATGCTACTAGTATTGTATGTATAATCATAAACTAAGTTACATATGCTACTAGTAAAGATTATTGTATGTATAATCataaactaattaaaaaaaaatgtctaTGTAAAGGTCAATATCACATTCTTAAGCAAACTTAAAATCAATAAATTGACTTGTAAAATGTTGATGGCACAAAATGAGATGCAACTCCCAACTTTGATGTTCTATCATATATCAAGTTCGTTCAGCTTCTACAACAACCAATGTGTTTACTAGAAGCAACTTCATCAACATCAACAACAATAATTTCTTTCTTTCCATCAAGATTTGGACTTGACTCATTCTTCTTGGCATCAAGACTCTTTTG
Above is a window of Helianthus annuus cultivar XRQ/B chromosome 14, HanXRQr2.0-SUNRISE, whole genome shotgun sequence DNA encoding:
- the LOC110907697 gene encoding expansin-B15, which codes for MALHVENFLLIFVLISSHMLLAKTNELEGFSPALATWYGEPYGAGSGGGCGWSDDVQFPPFSAMIAAGNANIYLKGKGCGNCYEILCTRVPYCSTIPITVTITDECPGACNDVPFAFDLSGTAFGAMSSPGQADALRNLGRVDVQYRRVPCNYGSTKIAFKIDAMANPYWFAMTIEFCAGDGGLSSVGVASDGSQQFRLMKNIWGAVWAVDVDPSFRGPYSFKLISQIDEPVIATNAVPSDFVPGQSYYSLVNFRS